The following proteins are encoded in a genomic region of Gimesia algae:
- a CDS encoding DUF1549 and DUF1553 domain-containing protein, which yields MRNILIALIIIPGIIITGLLPAAEKKTELPADHARRMQQGLDLFKKEVRPLLVAKCLKCHGGKSVKGDFDLSSRKKLLESGMIDKTSKDSYLLALVEHREEPYMPLKEPKLSAKEIASLTKWIDLGAPFDKPLATSETAEEGAMQVTSDDRKFWSFQPLHQPAVPQVKQNEWAHNDIDQFILAEQQKKGLTPNDEVSKRVYIRRAYFDLIGLPPTPAEIDEFLADQSPDAYDKLIDRLLDSPHYGERWARHWLDIARFAESHGFEHDYDRNYAYHYRDFVIKALNQDMPYDQFVKWQLAGDELEPDNPLALMATGFLGAGVFPTQITANEVERTRYDALDDMLNTTSLAMLGLSVGCARCHDHKFDPIPSNDYYRMLSTFTTTVRTEIELDLDPEKYKKEKADFDRAHAPLVKTLQKYETSSVDPAFEKWLHSGKAATVPLEEWIVPEVIGHTSKGKARFEKLDDGSVLVSGPNINQDNYTFTLRTSVNPIRSIRLEALSHRSLPKQGPGRAVNGNFSLTTFKVKAKSIEDKKAAAKDLKLTNARATHEQNQTTLSAASAIDGQYGSGWAVDLGGIGKDQAITFDLDPPLEQAGETELTISMSFTNNVNHSIGRPRFSVSSTTASAVKTGGGSPEALSQALQLVQEGKPESLSAAQKEILQRQFEQLDSQWVALKEKVEAHLKTEPQPALTKVMICSEGPEIKPVRHHTQGKDFFEETFYLTRGDTDQKGKVANQGFLQVLMRTPKKEESWIEAPPESASTSYRRTSLANWMTDTQQGAGALLARVMANRLWQHHIGTGIVATPNDFGLQGERPTHPELLEYLANQLIKYNWQLKPLHKEIMLSATYRQSTGFDQDNAKRDPENQLYWRRSPQRLEGEVIRDAILYLGDQLDPTMYGPGSLQQDNQRRSIYFKIKRSQLIPMMQLFDAPEALVSIGQRSSTTIAPQALLFMNADFIRKSAGSFAARLLKEHPESLETNIQNAYQIALGRNPTDNETAISLAFIRQHQTSYQAEKKQNATLLALTDFTHALLSTNEFIYPN from the coding sequence ATGCGAAATATTCTTATCGCGCTCATCATCATACCCGGAATTATTATCACCGGTTTGCTCCCGGCCGCCGAAAAGAAAACCGAGCTGCCAGCCGACCATGCCAGACGCATGCAGCAGGGACTGGACCTCTTCAAAAAAGAAGTCCGCCCCCTGCTTGTTGCCAAATGTCTGAAATGTCATGGAGGAAAATCGGTGAAGGGTGACTTTGATCTCTCCAGCCGTAAGAAGCTGCTTGAAAGCGGCATGATCGATAAAACGTCGAAAGACAGCTATCTGCTGGCGCTGGTCGAACACCGTGAAGAACCCTATATGCCTCTCAAGGAACCGAAACTCTCCGCAAAAGAAATTGCCAGCCTGACGAAGTGGATCGATCTGGGTGCCCCTTTCGACAAACCACTGGCGACATCGGAAACGGCAGAGGAAGGAGCCATGCAGGTCACCAGTGACGACCGCAAATTCTGGTCGTTTCAGCCACTGCATCAACCTGCTGTTCCGCAGGTGAAACAAAATGAGTGGGCTCACAATGACATCGACCAGTTCATTCTCGCGGAACAACAGAAAAAAGGGCTGACTCCCAATGACGAAGTCAGTAAACGCGTCTATATCCGCCGTGCTTATTTCGACCTGATCGGCCTGCCCCCCACACCGGCTGAGATCGACGAATTCCTGGCAGACCAGTCCCCCGATGCCTACGATAAATTGATCGACCGCCTGCTGGACAGCCCGCATTACGGCGAACGCTGGGCCCGTCACTGGCTCGACATCGCCCGCTTCGCAGAGAGTCATGGCTTCGAGCACGATTACGACCGCAACTATGCTTACCACTATCGTGATTTTGTCATCAAAGCCTTAAACCAGGACATGCCTTACGATCAATTCGTGAAATGGCAGTTGGCCGGTGATGAACTTGAACCAGACAATCCGCTGGCGCTCATGGCGACCGGCTTTCTGGGCGCGGGCGTCTTCCCAACCCAGATTACCGCCAACGAAGTCGAACGCACACGCTATGATGCACTGGACGATATGCTCAACACAACCAGCCTGGCCATGTTGGGTTTGAGTGTCGGCTGTGCGCGCTGCCATGATCATAAATTCGACCCCATACCCAGTAATGATTATTATCGGATGCTTTCTACATTTACGACGACCGTGCGAACGGAAATCGAACTTGATCTGGATCCTGAAAAATACAAAAAAGAAAAAGCAGACTTCGATCGGGCGCACGCACCGCTGGTGAAAACTTTGCAGAAATATGAAACATCATCCGTCGATCCTGCCTTCGAGAAATGGCTTCATTCAGGCAAAGCCGCAACGGTTCCCCTTGAGGAATGGATTGTCCCCGAAGTCATCGGCCATACCTCGAAAGGCAAAGCCCGCTTTGAAAAACTGGACGATGGTTCCGTCCTCGTCAGCGGTCCGAATATCAATCAGGACAATTACACATTCACATTACGCACCAGCGTGAATCCCATTCGATCCATTCGCCTGGAAGCTCTCTCCCATCGATCTCTACCTAAACAGGGACCGGGTCGTGCGGTCAACGGAAACTTCTCTCTGACCACTTTCAAAGTCAAAGCCAAATCCATTGAGGATAAAAAAGCAGCCGCGAAAGATCTTAAACTGACGAACGCGCGCGCGACGCATGAACAAAATCAGACTACGCTTTCTGCCGCCAGTGCTATCGACGGTCAATATGGATCAGGCTGGGCCGTCGACCTGGGGGGCATCGGCAAAGACCAGGCGATCACCTTTGATCTGGATCCCCCCCTGGAACAGGCAGGGGAAACCGAACTGACCATCAGTATGTCCTTCACAAACAATGTGAATCACAGCATCGGTCGCCCCCGATTTTCGGTCAGCAGCACCACAGCCTCTGCAGTGAAAACCGGTGGTGGAAGTCCCGAAGCCCTTTCACAGGCCCTGCAACTCGTTCAGGAAGGAAAACCGGAATCCCTGTCTGCTGCTCAGAAAGAAATTTTGCAACGTCAGTTTGAACAGCTGGACTCTCAGTGGGTTGCTCTGAAAGAAAAAGTCGAAGCACATCTGAAAACCGAGCCACAACCGGCTCTAACCAAAGTCATGATCTGCAGTGAAGGTCCGGAGATCAAACCGGTTCGGCATCATACTCAAGGTAAAGACTTCTTCGAAGAAACCTTCTATCTCACGCGAGGAGACACGGATCAGAAAGGCAAAGTCGCCAACCAGGGATTTCTGCAAGTCCTGATGCGTACCCCAAAAAAAGAAGAGTCCTGGATCGAAGCGCCTCCCGAATCGGCTTCCACATCCTACCGCCGTACATCGCTGGCAAACTGGATGACCGATACACAACAGGGCGCAGGTGCTCTACTGGCACGCGTGATGGCCAATCGACTCTGGCAACACCATATCGGCACGGGAATCGTCGCCACCCCCAACGACTTTGGCCTGCAGGGAGAACGCCCCACTCATCCTGAGCTGCTCGAATATCTGGCAAATCAGCTCATCAAATATAACTGGCAGTTAAAACCACTGCATAAAGAAATCATGCTGAGTGCCACTTATCGTCAGTCAACGGGTTTCGATCAGGACAACGCAAAACGTGATCCGGAGAATCAACTCTACTGGCGGCGTTCTCCCCAACGACTGGAAGGGGAAGTCATCCGCGATGCAATTCTCTATCTCGGTGATCAACTGGACCCGACCATGTATGGCCCCGGATCCCTGCAGCAGGATAACCAGCGCCGCAGCATCTATTTCAAAATCAAACGCAGCCAGCTGATCCCGATGATGCAGCTGTTTGATGCCCCCGAAGCACTGGTCAGTATCGGACAGCGTTCCAGCACCACGATTGCACCGCAAGCCTTACTGTTTATGAACGCTGATTTCATCAGAAAAAGTGCTGGTTCATTTGCAGCACGTCTTTTGAAAGAACATCCGGAGTCCCTCGAAACAAACATTCAGAATGCCTACCAGATCGCCTTGGGTCGAAATCCAACAGACAACGAAACTGCTATTTCTCTCGCATTCATTCGACAGCATCAGACCTCCTATCAGGCAGAGAAAAAACAGAACGCCACATTGTTGGCATTAACTGATTTCACGCACGCGTTACTCAGCACCAACGAATTTATCTACCCGAATTAA
- a CDS encoding DUF1501 domain-containing protein translates to MKPSSSELPTISLNQLLARRQLLKRAGSGLGTLGLLSLLQQEGVLEQSAAAPSIQATNPLAPKPTHFPAKAKAVIWLFINGGPSQVDTWDYKPELEKRDGVALEGFDNKTGFFQNSVGPLMKSPFKFKQYGESGKWVSEIFPNMAQHVDKMAFIHSGHTESNNHSPALFMMNSGLPKMGYPCVGSWVTYGLGSESNSLPAFVVMSDPLGRGLPKGQSLNWGAGFLPSVYQGTYLRPTGEPIDNLQPPAVLTEKGRQRSQLDLLKSLNRQHLQQNDSDQELAARIESFELAYRMQSAAPEALDIAQEPKHLQEQYGIGNKKCEHFAKQCLIARRMVERGTRFVQIYSGGMENQRSWDGHSDIKGNHSGFAEETDQPIAALLADLEARGLLNETLVIWGGEFGRLPIAQKGATPGRDHNPHAFTTWLAGGGVKAGTSYGATDEIGFKAAENKVHVNDLHATILRLLGMDHEKLTYLYSGRRFRLTDVGGHVINEIIA, encoded by the coding sequence ATGAAACCATCATCCAGCGAATTACCGACGATCTCACTGAACCAGTTACTGGCACGACGACAGTTACTCAAGCGCGCGGGCAGCGGTCTGGGGACGCTCGGGTTGCTCAGTCTCCTCCAGCAAGAGGGTGTCCTGGAACAGTCCGCAGCGGCCCCTTCGATTCAGGCCACCAATCCCCTGGCTCCCAAGCCAACACACTTCCCGGCCAAAGCCAAAGCAGTGATCTGGCTGTTTATCAACGGTGGTCCCAGTCAGGTCGACACCTGGGATTATAAACCCGAACTGGAAAAACGAGACGGGGTGGCGTTGGAAGGCTTCGACAACAAAACCGGCTTCTTCCAGAATTCGGTCGGCCCGTTGATGAAGAGTCCCTTCAAATTCAAACAATATGGTGAATCCGGAAAATGGGTTTCCGAAATTTTCCCGAATATGGCACAACACGTCGACAAGATGGCCTTCATTCACTCAGGCCATACAGAATCGAACAATCACAGTCCGGCCCTGTTTATGATGAACAGCGGCCTGCCTAAAATGGGATATCCCTGTGTCGGTTCCTGGGTGACCTATGGACTCGGTTCTGAAAGCAACAGCCTGCCGGCATTTGTTGTGATGTCCGACCCACTGGGACGTGGCCTGCCTAAAGGACAGAGTCTGAACTGGGGTGCCGGCTTTCTGCCCAGCGTCTATCAGGGAACGTATTTGCGTCCTACAGGTGAGCCGATAGATAACTTGCAGCCTCCCGCTGTCCTCACCGAAAAAGGGCGACAACGTTCTCAGTTGGATCTGCTGAAATCGCTCAATCGCCAGCATCTGCAGCAGAATGATAGTGACCAGGAACTGGCAGCACGCATTGAAAGCTTCGAACTGGCTTATCGAATGCAGAGCGCCGCCCCTGAAGCCCTTGATATCGCCCAGGAACCTAAACATCTCCAGGAACAGTATGGTATTGGCAATAAGAAGTGCGAGCATTTTGCCAAACAGTGCCTGATCGCGAGACGTATGGTCGAACGGGGCACCCGCTTCGTACAGATCTACTCAGGCGGTATGGAGAACCAGCGCAGCTGGGATGGCCACTCGGATATCAAAGGCAACCATAGTGGCTTCGCTGAAGAGACCGACCAGCCGATTGCCGCATTACTGGCTGACCTGGAAGCGCGGGGCCTGCTCAACGAAACTTTGGTGATCTGGGGTGGTGAATTCGGACGGCTGCCGATCGCCCAGAAAGGCGCCACTCCGGGACGCGATCACAATCCGCACGCTTTCACCACCTGGCTGGCAGGTGGCGGTGTCAAAGCGGGAACCAGCTACGGTGCCACGGATGAAATCGGCTTCAAAGCAGCAGAAAATAAAGTACATGTAAATGATCTGCACGCGACCATCCTCAGACTGCTGGGCATGGATCATGAAAAACTGACTTATCTCTACAGCGGACGGCGATTCCGGCTGACAGATGTAGGCGGTCATGTGATCAACGAGATCATAGCGTAA
- a CDS encoding AraC family transcriptional regulator codes for MFDSQKFRDDFLKRLDNKLHLEELFNYIPDAYFFAKDAQGRFINISHTWMDVRAIPREEDIIGKTDFDIHPKDLAEQYVAEDQRVMESASPLPNQVWLIPDRHGNLKWYLCSKIPLFGDGGKVIGVAGVLRDIKVAGTEFQSYQELDKVIAYVLEHYQERIQISHLADLMYLSVSQFDRKFKKLYQITPQKYILRVRINAACQSLTRTEKRVSEIALESGFYDQSYFTKQFVNLMGISPSEYRKKFKATESMS; via the coding sequence ATGTTTGATTCTCAGAAATTCCGTGATGACTTTTTGAAACGGCTGGATAATAAGCTCCATCTGGAAGAGTTGTTTAATTACATTCCCGACGCCTACTTTTTCGCGAAGGACGCCCAGGGGCGATTTATCAACATCAGTCACACCTGGATGGACGTCCGCGCGATTCCCCGCGAAGAGGATATCATCGGTAAGACTGATTTTGACATTCATCCCAAAGACCTCGCAGAACAGTATGTTGCTGAAGATCAACGCGTGATGGAGTCCGCCAGTCCGCTGCCCAATCAGGTCTGGTTGATTCCGGATCGTCACGGAAATCTCAAATGGTATCTGTGCAGTAAAATTCCTCTGTTTGGCGATGGTGGAAAAGTCATTGGTGTCGCAGGGGTTCTGCGTGATATTAAAGTGGCCGGCACTGAGTTTCAGTCATATCAGGAACTGGATAAAGTCATCGCGTATGTTCTCGAGCATTATCAGGAACGGATTCAGATCTCCCATCTGGCGGATCTGATGTATCTCTCTGTGAGCCAGTTTGATCGAAAATTCAAAAAGCTGTATCAGATCACCCCCCAGAAATATATCTTGCGTGTGAGAATCAACGCCGCGTGTCAGTCGTTGACGCGAACCGAAAAACGGGTGTCGGAAATCGCGCTGGAGTCAGGCTTTTATGATCAGAGTTATTTCACCAAGCAGTTCGTGAACCTGATGGGCATTTCTCCTTCCGAGTATCGTAAAAAATTTAAGGCGACCGAATCGATGTCTTAA
- a CDS encoding DUF1501 domain-containing protein — translation MLKFTGRGTAHTCSGVTRRDFLQVGTLGAMGLSLPQYLEAKEKGLVDKKNDNRSAIMIFNLGAPSQLDTFDMKPDAPAEIRGPFKPINTASPDIDISEILPMHAKVADKFSLVRSCYHTAAAVHDAGWQMMQTGRLFTGGINTPHIGSVVDYLRGRKTDLPANVVLPETMGRGGGNLPNGQAGGFLGKAHDPFALMADPSKPNFRVPDMLPPKEIGTARLERRKKIREVVDDTINYFESTEDAKLLNGNFHSAYRLMTSKEAREAFDLSKEPKKVRERYGMNRFGQCCLLSRRLVEAGVRFVTINTFLTVFNEITWDIHGSKPFTSIEGMKNIVAPMYDQAYSALIEDLYDRGMLDETLVCNVAEFGRTPKVNPAGGRDHWPQCFTCYFAGGGVQGGRVVGSSDPIGGVPADQPVSPGDLAATVYHSLGFDLHTVLPGPSGRPFPIVDVGNHEIRELF, via the coding sequence ATGCTGAAGTTTACCGGTCGAGGCACAGCACATACCTGCAGCGGCGTGACACGCAGAGATTTTCTGCAGGTCGGAACGCTGGGTGCCATGGGACTCTCTCTGCCCCAATATCTCGAAGCGAAAGAGAAAGGCCTGGTGGATAAAAAGAACGACAATCGTTCTGCTATCATGATCTTCAACCTGGGCGCCCCCAGTCAGCTAGACACCTTCGATATGAAACCGGATGCCCCGGCAGAAATTCGCGGGCCCTTTAAACCAATCAATACCGCTTCTCCCGACATCGACATCTCTGAAATCCTGCCAATGCATGCGAAGGTCGCCGACAAGTTCTCGTTGGTGCGTTCCTGCTATCATACAGCAGCCGCCGTGCACGATGCCGGCTGGCAGATGATGCAGACCGGGCGCCTGTTTACCGGTGGTATCAATACCCCCCACATTGGTTCGGTCGTTGATTATCTTCGCGGTCGCAAAACCGATCTGCCCGCGAATGTTGTCCTCCCCGAAACCATGGGACGTGGAGGCGGAAATCTTCCGAACGGACAGGCGGGTGGCTTCCTGGGGAAAGCCCACGATCCATTCGCGTTGATGGCCGATCCTTCCAAACCGAATTTCAGAGTTCCCGATATGCTGCCTCCCAAAGAAATTGGCACAGCCCGTCTGGAACGACGCAAAAAAATACGCGAAGTCGTTGACGACACCATCAATTACTTCGAATCTACGGAAGACGCGAAACTCCTGAACGGGAATTTCCACTCCGCATACAGACTGATGACCAGTAAAGAAGCCCGCGAAGCCTTCGATCTTTCGAAAGAACCCAAAAAAGTCCGCGAGCGATATGGCATGAACCGCTTCGGACAATGCTGTCTCCTATCGCGACGACTGGTCGAAGCCGGAGTACGATTTGTTACCATTAATACCTTCCTGACTGTCTTCAATGAAATTACCTGGGATATCCACGGTTCCAAACCCTTCACCTCGATTGAAGGCATGAAAAACATTGTAGCCCCCATGTATGACCAGGCTTACAGCGCCCTGATTGAAGACTTGTATGATCGAGGCATGCTCGATGAAACTCTGGTCTGCAATGTGGCGGAATTCGGAAGGACTCCAAAAGTTAATCCCGCAGGAGGCCGGGATCACTGGCCTCAATGTTTCACCTGTTACTTTGCCGGCGGTGGGGTTCAGGGGGGACGCGTGGTCGGCAGCAGTGACCCCATTGGCGGTGTACCCGCTGATCAGCCTGTTTCCCCCGGCGATCTCGCAGCGACCGTATATCACAGCCTGGGATTTGATTTGCATACGGTTCTGCCCGGTCCTTCCGGACGTCCCTTCCCGATTGTCGATGTGGGTAATCATGAAATCCGTGAGCTGTTTTAA